AAAGGTTCAAGTAGTCCAGCCATATATTCTGAATTTAGACTTTCTTGCCAAGCAGGTGCCTCCTTTTTCTGCACATGTCCAGAGCTTCAGATATTATAATCCCACACAAATACTGTAAGTACGTCAACAGAATTGATGATTCAGGCCAAAACAGCATTAGAAATGTACTGCTAAGGCTTGATGTCAGTATGTCACACAAATATCTTAACCTAGAAACGGCGAAACACAAAGTCGATACCTATAGAGACCACATCATAAAATTCCTATCATAGAATGTATGCTCAGAAATTTGTATCATACATTCCTACTTATTCGTTTTCTTCTGTTTCTTGCCACGCTAACAATAGATATTTCTGACAGTAATTAGAGAACATTGAATATATCAGTGCATTCTTAAAGATGAACAAGAACAATAGAGTACCCAGAGTGTCCAGCGCTGCCATGCAGCCATCTACCCGAGTAGTTCATACTGGTCTAAAGACAAATGTACACACTCGCTGCCGTTGGTGGCCTGACTGCATGAACATGAGAATATCGTGTCTCTGTGGCCTGACTGCATGAACATGAGAATATCCGTGTCTCTGAGCAAGCGAAGCGAGATGGTCAGACAAATGTTCTGTTCACACACAGGCTTGGTGCACGGCCATAAGAATATCCGATCATATGAGACGTGCCGGTGACGTCAGGTCTCCAAATATTATATGACCGTTGCTCCACGGAAACAGAAACAATAACTGAGGGGCAGTGCAACACTTATCATCTTCAGGACAGTTACACTTACTGATATAATTCTTAGTATGATCACTTATTCCAAGTTCTCAAGGGACAGTTACACTTACTGATATTATTCTTATTTCACAGTTTCTCTAGGTGTGAGGCATCATCGTCAGTGCCAAGATGGTTAAAATTAATGCTGATGCCGCAGTGCTTCATTGATGATCAAATGATGGGCGTGGGGGTGGTGATTACGTGGCCATGAGGGTGATGTCCTGGCTTGCTTTGACCACACTCTTCAAGGCGTCACCATCCCAGAACTGGCTGAAGCAATAGCGGTTTGACCAGGCCCAGAACAACTGATTTGGTCTCAGGCACAGAACTGACTGACGGAAATATGTAACAAAACACTGACTGACATAGTAAACTTAATCCAGCTAAAAAGAAATCTGCAAGTAATCCAATCTTAAGAAGAAGAGCAACCAGATGAAATAACACATTAAGCTTCATTAAAAAAGCTCAAATCACAAAGCATCAACTAGACGAGGATGATAACACCAAGCGAAACATCAACTTGACGCTAATGATACAGTTTGACAAGTAATGACCACTAACCACGATAGGTTTTCTTCTCCCGAACATAACCACTGACCCAAGATGTTCGCCGACAGGTCAAAATGATGCACTTCTTACCATCCCACTGCTTGTTTTTCTCCAAAATATTAGCATGTCATGTCAAATCCTGCAAAGGAACAACAGAACGAACAGTTCAGTATATGAGACTCTGGATCATACCCAAAAAAAGCACTCCGTAACAGAATGTGGCAAGAAAGAAACAACATCAGTAGAGACAATGGCTCACAGGCAAAAAAGGATATACTACCAGAATTTCCCAAAAACAACAGAATCAACAATTTCGACACTGAAACTACCCAGGAAAAAAATCACTTGTAAAATGTGCAATTAACAAAAGAAGCAACAGTAATAAATTTGTATGTACAGTGCAGTGTGAGTTGGAAAGACTGAATTTTGTATAGAATGCATTTCAATATTCACATTCAGAATTCAAATGTCCCAGGAGATACAGTTAGCCGCTCATGGAAAGACATAAATCTGCTTGATCAGGCGTTACAGAATTGTGCACTGAAATTCAGCTACTTGTATAATTTTTATTTTGGATAAGAATCACAAGGTTGGGTTTGAAGATAGAAAATGGTAGTGAGACAAACCTGAGGTGATAGCTGAGGAGCTTCATTCGACTAGGTCCCAATGGATCCAAGTCAGCAAGGAACTCATGCTCTGGGAGATTCGCTGGCAAAGTCACCATCTGGCCGGTGAGTTCCATGCTGTGGCGGAATGCATATGCAAATTCAGTTAAATCTAAGAATGAGGAAAACTGGTGCGATTACTATGCTGAGAAACTAGACGCTTTTGTCCAGCCCATACACTTGTGTGGATGACCTGCAGATTATAAACCATTTTAATTTAGGCCAGTCTTCCAAGTTGTGATGCTTCGCAGTTATGCCATAATTGCAAGAAAACTAGAGCTAAAAGCAAAAGAAAGGGAACAAACCTTCAGAAATAGTTGGTTGACCAGTTCTTGGATTGAAAATAAAGATGGCACCATTGATTGGTTTGGTCGTCAGGTTACCCTCGAAGGTTTTGTGAATGGTAACTCGATAGACATTTATGTCATCCACAAACCGTATGATTTGATTACTGAATATCTCTCCGTAGTTCTGTGAAGACAGATATGGCTCGGTGGGTTCAGATGAATACAACTTTAGACCCTTTCTGATTCTCTCCCTCAGCACATACAGAGCAGGATTTGACTGTCAAAAGAGAAAATAAACAAGCATGTCATTTATTAAATAAAGATTCTTTTACTACAACAGAGATATTGCCATAATGCTAGATTTTCTACAGTTAGCATGATTATTACCTTCATGATCTTGTTCATTGCTTGCTGGAGGAGGGGCTTTGACCCGGGCCGGGGAACCAGTTAATATTCTAGCTGAACCTGAAAAGTGGAAACTAACAT
The Aegilops tauschii subsp. strangulata cultivar AL8/78 chromosome 3, Aet v6.0, whole genome shotgun sequence genome window above contains:
- the LOC109747189 gene encoding pre-mRNA-processing-splicing factor 8A-like, with the translated sequence MNKIMKSNPALYVLRERIRKGLKLYSSEPTEPYLSSQNYGEIFSNQIIRFVDDINVYRVTIHKTFEGNLTTKPINGAIFIFNPRTGQPTISEGHPHKSWNSPARW